The Teredinibacter sp. KSP-S5-2 genome includes a window with the following:
- a CDS encoding response regulator, producing MKAVKSGFTLLKPPHCIVLGLVVLTLSIVPNVVFFLVGPDINSQPFFTTPHHSYYSVLGNMGFILAGWTNPLLLAVACIALLFRKRASPNSSYTLLAITFLAITLFEGFEIVQRLISDSTFLHAIAWVTGRIVQPLVLLVPVLISIAIQSRRRPLNHGTWQIIQLTAGISLLGISLFCMYLVDWYENNINALQFLGMSSQPYNALSLAFYCLTATAIGIWHQQKPSPFKLFLLLSLIPQILAQLNLTFGETEQLRFYLFCAHLLMALSNCILLLGLFIPSDRWNTEQSPIAETNEDNEQFSSQIANTPAKRPLSLTLPFTTFSLTILTSLLVGFAYYTENEQQLVSRTLTTLEDESNLIKPLLKDLFVEAVQDISFVTKVPEIHHALDNVQTPTTDAQSKKRAMDQLKAFTFQLMQTKQHYVEIKYIDAKNKQELFSLNRGITGLYFTAESRLQQHAESRFYQKALLLSNGEIILSPVALKQRQGVIEIPEVPVIQVATPVFNMDNGRAEGIISIAINFNAVSKKVALSIPENIQFFLTNSTGDYLIHPFPQKTFGFDKGQIFQIQKDYPKLQTLIGDEQQTLKSAQLVDSLGTSHIGYFSHLSLRNIGLDNRFGMLVIFENEQYFRSLNTIRHHTLLLGIALSIIVLCISYIVVKVLLKPLSQLVRSIDTRPESEFIGELPLDSKDEVGQLARSFYNLFYSKEQRNKELQEARSRIVGITNAVPYLLAYVDCELRYRFVNKSYLLWFDLPEEKILGHLVSDVLGSDIFNHVSEHLNRSLQGEVVHFEYELVDDNEEYRYARGTCYPDTDNEGNVRGIYLTIEDITKDKRSEDKLHQYASDLELQQLALHDAIDQAKASAQAKSDFLANMSHEIRTPMNGVLGMLGLLSRGRLDRQQRHYARLAQSSAESLLTIINDILDFSKIEANKLELEELEFNLLSTLEDFSDSMAVRAQDKNLELILHIDPSVPVNVKGDPGRLRQILTNLVGNAIKFTDVGEITISVIPNPEHVVGDKANLLFSISDTGIGIAANRINQLFDAFSQEDASTTRKYGGTGLGLAISKQLCQLMQGNMSVQSKKGNGSTFSFTVYLPENSEQPGQQPSVDLSGQKVLVVDDNRAYRNHLKTELEHHGAEVVIAADGHDALKQITLSRSNKLFDLALIDMQMPMIDGATLAELIQGDPTMKKMKLVMITSIMEQHAAQGYAYLGFTGYISKPIKPRAMCKTLKIVLQGGTDLKEHLLTNPDQPSEKHSNQDQRILLVEDNPINQEVALSNLEDMGYSADAVGNGAEALNALASAPRSAPYDLILMDCQMPIMDGYEAAKAIRLGEGVPNAKIPIIAMTANAMKGDDIKCFEAGMDDYITKPLDVDLLYRKVNNWLNINKQQNTVETTSVTIENNQNNEHKVIEPEGNEFPIWNQQALLKRVNQKEERAIKLVNMFLDSVEERFIALKEAVDQNDAEGIITAAHSLKGSAGNLGAEQLHHLLEDIEQNVREDYDEAAMQQAYTAFVTCYQNTVSTLGDYAR from the coding sequence ATGAAAGCTGTCAAGTCTGGCTTTACGTTGTTAAAACCCCCTCACTGTATTGTGTTGGGGCTTGTTGTGCTTACCCTTTCAATCGTGCCCAACGTAGTTTTCTTTCTAGTCGGGCCAGATATTAATAGTCAGCCATTTTTTACGACACCCCACCACTCATACTACTCAGTGTTGGGAAATATGGGGTTTATTCTCGCCGGATGGACCAACCCCTTACTGCTTGCGGTGGCATGTATCGCCCTGTTGTTTCGCAAACGAGCATCACCGAACTCTTCCTACACTCTGCTGGCAATTACCTTTCTAGCCATTACCTTGTTTGAAGGCTTTGAGATTGTGCAGAGGTTAATAAGTGACTCTACTTTTTTGCACGCTATTGCCTGGGTGACCGGCCGGATAGTTCAGCCATTGGTATTGCTGGTACCGGTTTTAATTTCCATAGCGATACAGTCTCGTCGTAGACCACTTAATCATGGCACCTGGCAGATCATACAACTGACCGCCGGGATTTCGCTGCTCGGTATCAGTCTGTTTTGTATGTATCTGGTGGATTGGTATGAAAACAATATCAACGCACTGCAATTTCTTGGCATGTCCAGCCAGCCTTACAACGCACTCTCCCTGGCATTCTATTGTTTAACGGCAACCGCTATTGGTATTTGGCATCAACAAAAACCAAGCCCCTTTAAACTGTTTCTACTGCTGAGCCTCATTCCTCAAATCCTTGCTCAACTTAACCTTACCTTCGGTGAAACCGAACAACTGCGTTTTTATCTATTTTGTGCCCATCTATTGATGGCATTGAGCAATTGCATTTTATTATTAGGATTATTTATTCCCTCAGACAGATGGAATACTGAACAGAGCCCAATCGCCGAAACCAATGAAGACAACGAACAGTTTTCTTCACAAATCGCCAACACTCCCGCTAAACGCCCGCTCAGCCTGACGTTACCCTTTACCACTTTTTCGCTCACGATTCTCACGTCTCTTCTAGTTGGCTTTGCCTATTACACCGAGAACGAACAACAACTGGTGAGCAGAACTCTTACCACATTGGAAGATGAATCCAACCTGATAAAACCTCTGTTAAAAGACCTATTTGTGGAAGCCGTTCAGGATATTAGCTTTGTTACCAAGGTTCCGGAAATTCACCATGCTCTGGATAATGTACAGACGCCAACAACGGATGCTCAAAGTAAAAAACGAGCGATGGATCAACTCAAGGCTTTTACGTTTCAGCTGATGCAAACAAAACAGCATTACGTCGAAATCAAATATATTGATGCAAAGAACAAACAAGAGTTGTTTAGCCTAAACCGGGGCATTACTGGCTTGTATTTCACTGCCGAATCGAGATTGCAGCAACATGCAGAATCGCGCTTTTATCAAAAAGCACTATTGTTATCCAACGGAGAAATCATTCTTTCTCCAGTTGCTCTCAAACAGCGTCAAGGGGTAATAGAAATCCCAGAAGTTCCTGTCATCCAGGTCGCCACACCGGTTTTCAATATGGACAACGGACGTGCGGAAGGAATAATCAGTATTGCCATAAATTTCAATGCTGTCTCCAAAAAAGTGGCTTTATCTATCCCAGAAAATATTCAGTTTTTTCTGACAAATTCAACCGGAGACTACCTGATCCACCCTTTCCCCCAAAAGACCTTTGGTTTTGATAAAGGACAAATATTCCAAATTCAGAAAGACTATCCCAAACTCCAAACACTTATCGGCGATGAACAACAAACCTTAAAATCCGCACAACTTGTCGATAGTCTAGGCACTTCTCATATTGGCTATTTCTCTCATCTTTCGTTGCGTAATATTGGCCTTGATAACCGCTTTGGCATGCTAGTGATATTTGAAAACGAACAGTATTTTCGATCGCTCAATACAATCAGACATCATACTTTGCTATTGGGTATAGCCTTATCAATTATTGTGTTATGCATATCTTATATCGTTGTCAAAGTATTATTAAAACCACTTTCACAATTGGTTCGCAGTATCGACACTCGCCCGGAATCGGAATTTATTGGCGAACTGCCATTGGATTCAAAAGATGAAGTCGGACAACTCGCTCGAAGTTTTTACAATCTGTTTTACAGTAAAGAGCAACGTAATAAAGAATTACAGGAAGCTCGCAGCCGCATCGTCGGTATAACCAACGCAGTTCCATACCTTTTAGCCTACGTAGATTGCGAACTTCGCTACCGGTTTGTGAATAAGTCTTACCTTCTATGGTTTGACTTACCGGAGGAAAAAATACTTGGGCATTTAGTCTCTGACGTTTTAGGCAGTGACATATTTAATCATGTCTCTGAACACTTAAATCGATCTTTACAGGGAGAAGTTGTTCATTTTGAATATGAGCTTGTCGATGATAATGAAGAGTACCGTTACGCTCGCGGCACTTGCTACCCAGATACAGATAACGAAGGCAACGTACGCGGTATTTATTTAACAATCGAAGACATTACCAAAGACAAGCGCTCGGAAGACAAGCTTCACCAATACGCTTCTGATCTGGAACTTCAGCAACTGGCATTACACGATGCCATTGATCAAGCCAAGGCTTCGGCACAAGCCAAGTCAGATTTTCTCGCCAATATGAGCCACGAGATTCGCACTCCCATGAACGGTGTTCTGGGAATGTTGGGATTGCTGAGTCGCGGCAGACTGGACAGACAACAACGGCATTATGCAAGGTTGGCTCAATCCAGCGCAGAAAGTTTATTAACTATCATTAACGACATTCTCGACTTTTCTAAAATTGAAGCCAACAAGTTAGAACTTGAAGAGCTGGAGTTTAACTTGTTATCCACTCTGGAAGATTTTTCGGATTCAATGGCGGTGAGAGCACAGGACAAGAATCTCGAACTGATTTTACACATCGACCCCAGTGTTCCAGTGAATGTAAAAGGCGACCCCGGCAGGCTAAGACAAATACTAACGAACCTGGTTGGTAACGCCATTAAATTTACCGACGTTGGAGAAATTACGATTTCTGTCATCCCCAACCCCGAGCATGTGGTAGGTGACAAAGCCAATTTGTTATTTTCTATCTCCGATACCGGAATAGGTATTGCCGCCAACCGTATTAATCAACTGTTTGATGCCTTCTCCCAGGAAGATGCGTCGACAACCAGAAAGTATGGCGGCACCGGATTGGGCTTGGCCATTAGTAAACAGCTTTGCCAACTCATGCAGGGCAACATGTCGGTGCAAAGTAAAAAAGGCAACGGCAGTACATTTAGTTTTACCGTCTACCTGCCAGAAAATAGCGAACAACCCGGCCAACAACCCAGCGTCGATCTAAGCGGACAAAAAGTATTAGTGGTGGACGATAACCGGGCTTATCGCAACCATTTAAAAACAGAATTGGAACATCACGGTGCTGAAGTTGTTATCGCCGCTGACGGCCACGATGCGTTAAAGCAAATAACTCTCAGTCGCAGTAACAAGCTCTTTGATTTAGCGCTTATCGATATGCAAATGCCAATGATTGATGGCGCAACACTCGCCGAGTTGATTCAGGGCGATCCAACCATGAAAAAGATGAAATTGGTTATGATCACCTCTATTATGGAACAACATGCTGCACAGGGTTACGCTTACCTTGGGTTTACCGGATATATTTCCAAACCGATAAAACCACGAGCCATGTGCAAAACGTTAAAGATTGTTTTACAAGGCGGTACAGATTTAAAAGAGCATCTGCTAACAAACCCGGATCAACCATCGGAGAAACACAGTAATCAGGATCAACGTATTCTGCTGGTCGAGGATAATCCAATCAACCAGGAAGTCGCTTTAAGTAACCTGGAGGACATGGGTTATAGTGCAGACGCGGTTGGCAATGGTGCCGAAGCATTGAACGCTTTGGCAAGCGCACCAAGGTCAGCTCCCTACGACCTGATTTTAATGGACTGCCAAATGCCCATAATGGATGGTTACGAAGCTGCCAAAGCCATTCGCCTTGGTGAAGGCGTGCCCAATGCAAAAATACCCATTATCGCGATGACCGCTAATGCGATGAAAGGTGATGATATAAAATGCTTTGAAGCGGGCATGGACGACTACATTACCAAGCCTCTTGATGTCGACCTTCTTTATCGAAAAGTAAACAATTGGCTAAATATTAATAAACAACAAAACACAGTGGAAACTACATCCGTGACTATTGAAAACAACCAAAATAATGAACACAAAGTCATAGAGCCAGAGGGCAATGAATTTCCAATATGGAACCAACAAGCTTTACTAAAACGTGTAAATCAAAAAGAAGAGCGAGCAATAAAGCTTGTTAATATGTTTCTCGACTCCGTTGAAGAACGTTTTATCGCATTAAAAGAAGCCGTAGATCAAAACGATGCAGAGGGAATTATTACTGCGGCTCATTCACTAAAAGGCAGCGCAGGAAACCTTGGCGCAGAACAATTACATCATTTATTGGAAGACATCGAACAAAACGTAAGAGAGGACTACGACGAAGCCGCCATGCAACAAGCATACACGGCCTTTGTCACCTGCTATCAAAACACCGTATCAACACTAGGTGACTACGCGCGCTAA
- a CDS encoding N-acetyltransferase, translated as MRIQTSQDPNIESILALHTLAFGRDKQGPEVAQLTDDLLHDPSALPLYSFIAEQDDQVVGHILFTQARLASDKSHAIQAQILAPLAVHPNYQRRGIGQSLIQLGLETLESDGIDLVFVLGHPEYYPKAGFEVAAHYNLQAPYPILPKYTDAWMVKALSPNILGNISSTVLCAKALDKEEHWQADE; from the coding sequence ATGCGTATTCAAACTTCACAAGATCCTAATATTGAATCCATTCTCGCCTTACACACACTTGCTTTTGGCAGAGATAAACAAGGGCCAGAAGTTGCGCAGCTGACAGATGATCTTTTACACGACCCCAGCGCATTACCCCTGTACAGTTTCATCGCCGAACAAGACGACCAGGTAGTAGGACACATTCTATTTACCCAGGCACGGTTGGCCAGTGACAAAAGTCACGCCATTCAGGCTCAAATACTGGCCCCCCTCGCGGTGCACCCCAATTATCAAAGGCGTGGCATAGGTCAGTCACTTATCCAGCTAGGCCTGGAAACATTGGAATCCGATGGCATCGATTTGGTATTCGTCCTTGGCCATCCGGAGTACTACCCAAAAGCCGGTTTCGAAGTTGCCGCACACTACAACTTACAAGCACCCTACCCTATCTTGCCTAAATACACCGACGCCTGGATGGTCAAAGCCCTATCTCCCAATATTCTTGGTAATATCTCGTCAACGGTATTGTGTGCGAAAGCATTGGATAAAGAAGAGCATTGGCAGGCGGATGAGTGA
- a CDS encoding PKD domain-containing protein, with translation MRLFSKISLICTVTVALFACGGGGSSSNSGSTSSSSGGAIPNNPPQITLQHSQEVFEAEQVQITGTATDRDGVITDINWQQTAGPQIDTTSFNDISIIFQAPEVTDNTSIEFTVVATDNDGSTATETVSILIKAHPEIHFVFPTKRSAFESKNLEATGYLRHAPTGTTVAVSGGLGSVEATVNEAGFWRASNVVLPSESNKAANIVATATLPSGSQISTTVSIHTQPLSSSSSKLFWDSIRKQFSFYDFVQEKHYAISAETGEKKIMTASPEFAGGLWAYDAFNNRIISIGGEIKSYEIATQTTSTIITNYIGDTLNIQRPGSNYDDLQSTVIDDTGNFAFVSSRKASTNNNQIHKVNLTTGEWSLISSDEKGTGASLTSISNIVYDATNMKLYTLTGTSDVNLHLVVIDINTGDRTHLDNLSSPYWNDYSSAVTGGLHYNPIDEKAYWIDRNGILSVFNTFTGESKAVSVISPNYGLLDLGNMYSLSYFDKPSQSLFILGNNAASIHKINITTLETSVIENPNMPKLHPLNTLYYDELNDAIFHNTTQTFLNAQRITTLNRLDLREDTETTYRQSVDAMLGIWNTNIIYSLSFSRTHIGIQNIESRQYLPLIEESSNPDILTNQRLLSSCINEQNLYMVLNNGPLLVHADMETKEVNLIMDSVSLPGGPLTMEIIGCNKKNDQLAIVAQVNEEHELFFVDGKTGSVTSVLNLSRTIPESYRDSATYKLNTFKTTINDDFTNIYLSTYSNPSRKLDFIKINVTTKTAEILPKPGTGYLYQVDYFYSKLYIDENLNRLLMAGYENTLAVDIKTGQRAIVLH, from the coding sequence ATGCGACTATTTAGCAAAATATCCCTTATTTGCACTGTAACAGTAGCTCTATTTGCTTGTGGCGGTGGCGGCTCGTCTAGCAATTCCGGATCAACAAGCTCCTCCTCGGGGGGAGCAATCCCCAACAACCCTCCTCAGATTACGCTACAACATAGTCAGGAAGTTTTTGAAGCCGAACAAGTTCAAATAACTGGTACAGCGACAGATAGAGATGGAGTGATTACTGATATCAATTGGCAGCAAACAGCAGGACCTCAGATTGATACTACGTCATTCAACGATATTTCGATTATATTCCAAGCACCTGAAGTGACGGATAACACATCTATAGAATTCACTGTTGTGGCTACTGATAATGACGGTTCGACTGCCACAGAAACGGTTTCAATACTGATTAAGGCTCACCCAGAAATACATTTCGTATTCCCAACCAAGCGATCAGCATTCGAGAGCAAAAATTTGGAAGCAACGGGTTACTTACGCCACGCACCTACTGGAACAACAGTAGCAGTATCTGGTGGACTCGGTTCAGTAGAGGCAACGGTGAATGAAGCTGGTTTTTGGCGAGCGAGCAACGTGGTATTACCATCAGAAAGTAACAAGGCAGCCAACATAGTGGCAACAGCGACTTTACCTTCCGGGAGCCAAATAAGCACGACAGTAAGCATACATACACAACCGTTATCTTCCAGTTCATCAAAACTGTTTTGGGATTCAATTAGAAAACAATTCAGTTTTTATGACTTCGTACAAGAAAAACATTATGCGATTTCTGCTGAAACGGGCGAAAAGAAGATTATGACAGCTAGCCCAGAATTCGCTGGTGGGCTTTGGGCGTACGACGCTTTTAATAACCGCATAATATCCATTGGCGGGGAGATAAAAAGCTATGAAATCGCTACTCAAACCACCAGTACAATTATCACCAACTATATAGGTGACACGCTCAACATTCAAAGGCCAGGCTCGAACTATGATGACCTGCAATCGACTGTTATCGACGATACAGGTAATTTTGCATTTGTCAGCTCAAGAAAAGCATCAACAAACAATAATCAAATTCATAAAGTTAACCTGACAACAGGCGAATGGTCTTTAATATCATCCGACGAAAAAGGGACAGGAGCAAGTCTGACGAGTATTAGCAATATCGTTTACGATGCTACCAATATGAAACTCTATACTCTTACTGGTACAAGTGATGTAAACCTTCATCTAGTGGTTATAGACATCAACACCGGAGATCGAACTCATCTTGATAATTTGTCTTCCCCTTACTGGAATGATTATTCTTCAGCAGTTACAGGGGGACTACACTACAACCCAATCGACGAAAAAGCTTATTGGATTGACAGAAACGGTATTCTCTCCGTATTTAATACCTTTACCGGTGAAAGTAAAGCGGTTAGCGTCATATCACCAAATTATGGGCTCCTGGATTTGGGCAATATGTATTCACTTTCATATTTCGATAAACCGTCGCAATCGCTTTTCATTCTTGGTAATAACGCTGCAAGCATTCATAAAATAAATATAACAACGCTTGAGACTAGCGTCATTGAAAACCCAAACATGCCTAAACTGCATCCACTAAATACCCTCTATTACGACGAACTAAACGATGCGATCTTCCACAATACAACTCAAACATTTTTAAATGCCCAACGCATAACGACATTGAATCGTCTGGATTTACGAGAGGATACCGAAACAACCTACAGACAATCTGTCGACGCGATGTTAGGGATATGGAATACGAACATAATTTACTCTTTGTCCTTCAGCCGAACACACATCGGTATACAAAATATAGAATCCAGACAGTACCTACCCCTAATTGAAGAAAGCAGCAACCCAGACATTTTAACGAATCAGCGACTTCTAAGTAGCTGTATTAACGAACAAAACCTTTATATGGTACTCAATAACGGCCCATTACTAGTACATGCAGACATGGAGACAAAGGAAGTGAATCTCATAATGGATTCCGTCTCCCTTCCAGGAGGGCCGTTAACAATGGAAATTATTGGCTGCAACAAAAAAAATGACCAGTTGGCAATTGTGGCTCAAGTCAATGAAGAGCATGAATTATTTTTTGTTGACGGTAAAACAGGCTCGGTAACTAGTGTGCTGAATTTAAGCAGAACAATACCTGAGAGCTACCGAGACAGTGCGACTTATAAACTGAACACGTTCAAGACCACCATAAACGACGACTTTACAAACATCTACTTATCGACGTATTCAAATCCAAGTAGAAAACTGGATTTCATCAAAATTAATGTAACCACTAAAACGGCTGAGATATTACCCAAGCCGGGAACAGGTTATTTATATCAAGTGGACTACTTTTATAGCAAATTATATATTGATGAAAATTTAAATCGATTACTTATGGCCGGCTATGAAAACACGCTCGCGGTAGATATAAAAACAGGCCAACGCGCAATAGTTCTTCATTAA
- a CDS encoding MipA/OmpV family protein, with translation MCLKHKPFINLIPWVISACLFFPLSMSWAADISRELRQGATGATTEGYLELGLSLGAVFALENDGAWAGSEFSGPVHAEWRFQKGRFFVEDAQLGFEAWGNESFNIEAIPVMVILAREEEKNKYEGRDPVVLTGFRATHYSGSYISQFQFGGDITSGDNNGWAALFRTGRHYQYRNWNLYASLGFAYLDHRFNNYVVGIDESINPDYPEYHPGSGWDFFAEFGAKYPLSENWVFSAAATSMIMDDNQSRSPILEGAKFVNTTEFVFAYVF, from the coding sequence ATGTGCTTGAAGCATAAGCCATTTATAAATCTGATTCCTTGGGTCATTAGCGCGTGCTTGTTTTTTCCGCTCTCTATGAGCTGGGCCGCAGACATTTCCCGAGAATTACGCCAAGGGGCTACAGGGGCTACAACGGAAGGATATCTGGAATTAGGACTGTCTTTGGGCGCGGTATTTGCGCTGGAGAATGACGGGGCCTGGGCCGGATCAGAATTCTCAGGTCCTGTTCATGCCGAGTGGCGTTTTCAGAAAGGCCGGTTTTTCGTTGAGGATGCGCAACTGGGGTTCGAAGCCTGGGGGAATGAGAGCTTTAATATTGAGGCAATCCCTGTCATGGTGATTCTCGCTCGCGAAGAGGAGAAGAATAAATATGAAGGTCGTGATCCGGTTGTATTAACGGGCTTTCGCGCAACTCATTACAGTGGTTCATATATTAGTCAGTTTCAGTTTGGGGGGGACATTACCTCCGGTGATAATAATGGTTGGGCAGCGCTATTTCGCACCGGTCGCCATTATCAATACCGCAACTGGAATTTATATGCTTCCCTGGGGTTTGCTTATCTGGATCACCGTTTTAATAATTACGTGGTTGGTATCGATGAATCGATTAACCCTGATTATCCCGAATACCACCCGGGTTCCGGTTGGGATTTCTTTGCTGAATTTGGTGCAAAATATCCTTTATCTGAGAATTGGGTTTTTTCTGCTGCGGCGACGAGCATGATTATGGATGACAACCAATCAAGAAGCCCGATTTTGGAAGGTGCAAAATTTGTAAATACAACGGAGTTTGTTTTTGCATATGTATTTTAA
- a CDS encoding ATP-binding protein — MQRLAASLVILVTATVIGLGWLFDFLYTKVSPNTEGQDDVTFYRHLISDASAGLVNEHQLEHFMAHWKDNKHFIFEINELDVFPVPAEVKSDFLSGEPLILETESGVTVHAYLPELNKVLSLSHDALRYSGGQGQTSFLPLLFTLFFYIAITALILIWLYPLITRLLLLRKAAKDFGDGDLDRRIQVGRMSYISDIEREFNRMASRIQELISDNKLLSRAVSHELKTPIARLRFGLDMLADAESIEQQRRHFEGLQEDLDEMQSLVEELLGFARLDSARVNVEYEYVSLDPMLQELLKPYKKSTLELNYSCQYDDAVVRGDKFYLSMLVNNIVKNAVKYAEQQVLVSLFLHNGKPVISVEDDGPGIPVNERDDVMQPFYRGIKSKKAGSHGMGLAIVKRIAEWHELKVVIAESQLGGAKLIVEF, encoded by the coding sequence ATGCAACGCCTAGCCGCCTCACTCGTCATTCTTGTTACTGCCACGGTTATTGGTTTGGGCTGGTTGTTTGATTTCTTGTATACCAAAGTCTCACCAAATACAGAAGGGCAAGACGATGTAACCTTCTATCGGCACCTGATTTCGGATGCTTCTGCAGGTCTGGTAAACGAACATCAGCTCGAACATTTTATGGCGCACTGGAAAGACAATAAGCATTTTATTTTTGAAATAAATGAGCTAGATGTTTTTCCCGTTCCCGCAGAAGTAAAAAGTGATTTCTTGTCTGGTGAACCATTAATTCTGGAAACGGAAAGTGGTGTCACTGTTCATGCATATTTACCTGAACTGAATAAAGTACTCAGTTTAAGTCACGACGCATTGCGTTATTCCGGTGGGCAGGGGCAAACTTCTTTTTTACCTTTACTCTTCACGCTCTTTTTCTATATCGCTATTACGGCTTTGATACTCATCTGGCTGTACCCGTTGATTACTCGATTACTATTACTGCGCAAAGCGGCAAAAGATTTCGGTGATGGTGATCTGGATCGTCGTATTCAGGTTGGGCGTATGTCGTATATAAGCGATATCGAGCGTGAGTTTAATCGCATGGCTTCACGTATACAGGAGTTGATTAGCGATAATAAACTATTGAGTCGAGCAGTTTCCCATGAACTTAAAACGCCTATCGCCCGTTTGCGTTTTGGTTTGGATATGTTGGCCGATGCAGAAAGCATTGAGCAGCAGCGTCGGCACTTTGAAGGTTTGCAGGAAGATCTGGATGAGATGCAATCCCTCGTGGAAGAATTATTAGGTTTTGCCAGGTTAGACAGCGCGCGGGTGAATGTGGAGTATGAATATGTCTCCCTTGACCCGATGTTGCAGGAACTGTTGAAGCCATACAAAAAATCAACGCTTGAACTGAATTACTCCTGTCAGTATGACGATGCAGTTGTTCGAGGGGATAAGTTTTATTTAAGCATGTTGGTCAATAACATTGTCAAGAATGCTGTGAAATACGCAGAGCAGCAGGTATTGGTTAGTCTGTTTTTACATAACGGCAAACCGGTAATCAGTGTTGAAGACGACGGACCCGGAATCCCTGTTAATGAAAGGGACGATGTGATGCAGCCGTTTTACCGGGGGATAAAAAGTAAAAAAGCTGGCAGTCATGGTATGGGTTTGGCGATAGTGAAACGAATCGCAGAATGGCATGAACTCAAAGTGGTAATCGCAGAATCCCAACTTGGTGGAGCAAAGTTGATCGTCGAGTTTTAG
- a CDS encoding DUF3019 domain-containing protein yields the protein MYFNWTTLLKRLSGKMVWLAATYMCLAVDAFALDTSTDVVSAQLMPKPKRCIALHRGQVCYQKIDMQWHYPDAQTTKICLYEVSEAQPIECWIKLSKGKIRINFESAHDKVYQLREGQKVLAESLVSVAWVYGGNQNKKIDKRRRSWRIF from the coding sequence ATGTATTTTAATTGGACAACGTTGTTAAAACGACTATCAGGTAAGATGGTGTGGCTGGCAGCCACATATATGTGCCTTGCTGTTGATGCGTTTGCGCTAGACACTTCCACTGATGTGGTATCGGCACAGCTTATGCCGAAACCCAAGCGTTGTATTGCGCTGCATAGAGGTCAGGTTTGTTATCAAAAAATTGATATGCAATGGCACTATCCCGATGCGCAAACAACAAAAATCTGTTTGTACGAAGTGAGTGAAGCCCAGCCAATTGAATGCTGGATAAAGCTTTCCAAGGGCAAAATCCGCATAAATTTTGAATCCGCACACGATAAAGTATACCAGCTACGTGAGGGGCAAAAGGTTTTGGCTGAGTCTCTCGTTAGTGTTGCCTGGGTATACGGTGGTAATCAAAATAAGAAAATCGACAAACGGCGTCGTTCCTGGAGAATATTCTAG